Proteins co-encoded in one Streptomyces sp. SLBN-31 genomic window:
- the pyrF gene encoding orotidine-5'-phosphate decarboxylase codes for MSVLEPFGTRLRRAMDARGPLCVGIDPHASLLTEWGLNDDVAGLERFSRTVVEAVADRVAVLKPQSAFFERFGSRGVAVLEKTVQEARAAGALVVTDAKRGDIGSTMAGYAEAFLHKDSPLFSDALTVSPYLGYGSLSPAVALARESGTGLFVLALTSNPEGGEVQHAVRPDGRNVGATILGHLAAENEGEVPLGSFGAVVGATLGDLSSYDLAINGPLLAPGVGAQGATPADLPKVFGAAVRNVVPNVSRGVLRHGPDIAALRTSADRFAEEIRTALAGV; via the coding sequence ATGAGCGTTCTCGAACCCTTCGGCACTCGTCTGCGCCGCGCCATGGACGCCCGCGGCCCGCTGTGTGTCGGCATCGACCCGCACGCGTCCCTGCTCACCGAGTGGGGCCTGAACGACGACGTGGCCGGCCTGGAGCGGTTCAGCCGCACGGTGGTCGAGGCGGTGGCCGACCGGGTCGCCGTCCTCAAGCCCCAGAGCGCCTTCTTCGAGCGCTTCGGCTCGCGCGGCGTCGCCGTCCTGGAGAAGACGGTCCAGGAGGCGCGCGCGGCCGGCGCCCTGGTCGTGACGGACGCCAAGCGCGGCGACATCGGCTCCACCATGGCCGGGTACGCCGAGGCCTTCCTGCACAAGGACTCCCCGCTGTTCTCGGACGCGCTGACCGTCTCGCCGTACCTGGGCTACGGATCGCTCAGCCCGGCCGTCGCGCTGGCCCGGGAGAGCGGCACGGGCCTGTTCGTGCTGGCCCTCACCTCCAACCCGGAGGGCGGCGAGGTCCAGCACGCGGTGCGCCCCGACGGCCGGAACGTCGGCGCGACGATCCTGGGCCACCTGGCGGCCGAGAACGAGGGGGAGGTGCCCCTCGGCTCCTTCGGCGCCGTTGTCGGCGCCACGCTGGGCGACCTGTCCTCGTACGACCTGGCGATCAACGGCCCGCTTCTGGCGCCCGGCGTCGGCGCCCAGGGGGCGACCCCGGCCGACCTTCCGAAGGTATTCGGAGCCGCCGTGCGCAACGTCGTGCCGAACGTCAGCCGGGGAGTGCTCCGGCACGGTCCCGACATCGCCGCCCTGCGGACTTCCGCGGACCGGTTCGCGGAGGAGATCCGGACGGCGCTGGCCGGCGTGTGA